AGATCACCAAATATACGGGAGCATATCAGGATTATTTACGTAAAGATTCAGAAAAACCGTTCTGGCTGGTCAACACAAACAAGCTGGTTCGATTCTACACGGGTGCTGACGGATTGAAAACCGGATACACGTCAGAGGCCAAATTCTGTTTATCGGCAACGGCCAAACGGGACGGACTGCGCGCTGTAGCCGTTGTCATGGGAGCTCCGGATACAAAGACTCGGAATAATGAAGTATCTCGCATGTTTGACTATGCCTTCTCCCAGTATTCGATGCATTCCATCTATAAGCCGGGTGAAGTGTTAGGTATCGTGAAGGTCCAGAAGGGGACCGTGCCAGAGATCTCGATTCAAGCGGATAAAGATTACAGCGTGCTGGTTAAGAAGGGCGTAAAAAGTCCGGATATCCGTCATGAAATTCAGATGGACCCGAATTTAAAGGCGCCGGTAGCCGCCGGACAAGTCGTCGGCAAGCTAACGGTGTATCAAGGCGATCGGGTAGTGAAGGAGTTCGAGCTGACATCTCCTGTCGAGGTGAAGAAGGCCGGATTCTGGAAGCTGTTCAAACGGACAACCGGCAAGTTGTTTCATGTAGATTAATAGGAGTTTTCTTCTAGTTTTGTCGGGATGCAGGAATGTCTTTTTCAAATGTAGAAATCTTTGTTCATGTCAGGGAGGAGAGTGAGCAAACATGAATCTGCATGTTGATATGGAGCATCACAGGCATGTACTGATTGTCCGTCTGTCCGGGGAACTGGATCATCATACGGCCGATCATGTCCGGATGCAGCTGGATGAAGCTATTCAGAGACGTCAAACAGAGCACTTGGTGCTGAGCTTAAAGGACTTGGACTTTATGGACAGCTCGGGACTTGGGGTCATCCTGGGACGCTATAAATTCATCAAGCAAAAAGGCGGAAAGATGGCGGTATGCGATGTCAAGCCACAGGTTTACCGCTTGCTTGAAATGTCGGGGCTGTTCAAGATCATGCCGATATATGAGAACGAGAGCACGGCACTCTCGGGTTTGGAGGTAGTGTCATGAGTGAAGGAAAAGCACAGCATAATTTTATGACTCTGCAGTTTGCCGCAAAGTCGGAAAACGAATCCTTTGCCCGTGTCGCCGTGGCTGCGTTCATCTCCCAGATGGATCCCAACATGGATGAGCTCAGTGACCTGAAAACGGTAGTCTCCGAAGCGGTCACAAACAGCATTATCCACGGTTACGATAGTGATCCGGATGGGGTTGTCAAGATTGAAGCCTCCATAGACGGGGATATGATCACGCTGTGCATTGAAGATTCCGGCCATGGGATCGAAGACTTGGAGATGGCCAAGCAGCCGCTTTATACATCAAAGCCAGAGCTGGAGCGATCCGGCATGGGATTCACCATCATGGAAAATTTCATGGACGAATTTGAAGTGGTCAGCGAACCAGGCAGCGGTACGTCGATCAAAATGAAAAAGAGGATCGAATCTAAGAAAGCTTTATATAATTAGGGGTTGGACAAATGGATGCCGATGTGAAGAAAACTTCGCAGACTTATTTGGACGACGCGGAGGTCAAACGACTCATTGCACTTAGCCAAAGCGGGGATAATGTCGCCCGGGACACGCTCGTCAACTGTAATATTCGTCTTGTCTGGTCTGTCGTTCAGCGGTTTATGAACCGGGGGTATGAGCCTGATGATCTGTTTCAGATCGGCTGTATCGGTCTCCTCAAATCCGTGGACAAGTTCGATCTCAGTTATGACGTAAAGTTCTCGACCTATGCCGTACCGATGATCATCGGAGAAATTCAGCGCTTCTTAAGGGACGACGGGACCCTGAAGGTCAGCCGTTCGCTTAAGGAAATGGCCAACAAAGTCAGGAAGAAGCGGGACGAGCTGTCCAAGCAGCTCGATCGGCTTCCAACGGTGAAAGAGGTTGCCGAAGAGCTTGGGGTAACCCCCGAGGAAGTGGTGTTTGCCCAAGAGGCGAACAAACCGCCAACCTCGATTCATGAGACCGTATTTGAAAATGACGGGGATCCCATAACGCTAATGGATCAGATAGCTGATGAATCGCAGGAACGATGGTTCGACAAGCTGGCCTTGAATGAAGCGATAGGCGGCTTGACCGAACGGGAGCGGCTCATTGTATATCTGCGGTATTACCGGGATCAGACGCAGTCGGAAGTTGCCAGCCGGCTGGGCATATCCCAAGTACAGGTATCGCGACTTGAGAAAAAAATATTGCAGAGCATACGGAACGAGATCGCGCAGTAGCGGCTCGCAGCCGTTATTCTAAAGAAATGCTCAAACTGACGCCGCCCTTAGGGGACGGCGTCTTTTCATTTTTCAACAACCTCCTTGTTGATGTGCCGGATAAAGAAAGTATGGTAAATCCGAGTAGAAAGGAGAGACATTTCCCATACTAACGGTAATTTAGCAGTAAAGGAGTGTTTCGGATGAAGGTTAATCCCACTCCGACGGTGTTTCTGCAGCTAAGGAGCCGCATACGGTTACCAAGAAACCAGACCGTCAAACTAGGTGATGTCGCCTTCATTGTCTGCGAGCCCGAATGGGAGAAGCGGCTTAGAGCCCTGCCGCTTACGCAGCCGAAGGATATCGATGGCAACCGCCTTGTCATGGATCTGATACAAATCATCCCGAAGATTCAAGCCTTGATTCCTGGCGCCCATATTGAACCGATGGGAAACCATCATA
This Paenibacillus sp. JZ16 DNA region includes the following protein-coding sequences:
- the spoIIAB gene encoding anti-sigma F factor; protein product: MSEGKAQHNFMTLQFAAKSENESFARVAVAAFISQMDPNMDELSDLKTVVSEAVTNSIIHGYDSDPDGVVKIEASIDGDMITLCIEDSGHGIEDLEMAKQPLYTSKPELERSGMGFTIMENFMDEFEVVSEPGSGTSIKMKKRIESKKALYN
- the spoIIAA gene encoding anti-sigma F factor antagonist; translation: MNLHVDMEHHRHVLIVRLSGELDHHTADHVRMQLDEAIQRRQTEHLVLSLKDLDFMDSSGLGVILGRYKFIKQKGGKMAVCDVKPQVYRLLEMSGLFKIMPIYENESTALSGLEVVS
- a CDS encoding D-alanyl-D-alanine carboxypeptidase family protein — encoded protein: MKKALIAGLLVLFVGLSSAAVPSYAEEKSKPGEGSSQEELAPGARSAILLDADTGTIIYEKNSHDKLPPASITKIMTMLLTMEAIDEGQLQWTDKVRTSEYAASMGGSQIFLEPGEEMTVDEMLKGIAMASGNDASVAVAEKIAGSEEAFVKLMNEKAAELGMKDTHFVNCNGLPAENHYTSAHDIAVMSRELLKYDQITKYTGAYQDYLRKDSEKPFWLVNTNKLVRFYTGADGLKTGYTSEAKFCLSATAKRDGLRAVAVVMGAPDTKTRNNEVSRMFDYAFSQYSMHSIYKPGEVLGIVKVQKGTVPEISIQADKDYSVLVKKGVKSPDIRHEIQMDPNLKAPVAAGQVVGKLTVYQGDRVVKEFELTSPVEVKKAGFWKLFKRTTGKLFHVD
- the sigF gene encoding RNA polymerase sporulation sigma factor SigF; the protein is MDADVKKTSQTYLDDAEVKRLIALSQSGDNVARDTLVNCNIRLVWSVVQRFMNRGYEPDDLFQIGCIGLLKSVDKFDLSYDVKFSTYAVPMIIGEIQRFLRDDGTLKVSRSLKEMANKVRKKRDELSKQLDRLPTVKEVAEELGVTPEEVVFAQEANKPPTSIHETVFENDGDPITLMDQIADESQERWFDKLALNEAIGGLTERERLIVYLRYYRDQTQSEVASRLGISQVQVSRLEKKILQSIRNEIAQ